A portion of the Gigantopelta aegis isolate Gae_Host unplaced genomic scaffold, Gae_host_genome ctg10084_pilon_pilon, whole genome shotgun sequence genome contains these proteins:
- the LOC121390848 gene encoding uncharacterized protein LOC121390848, translating into MTAAMYSVLLLATVLVLQPIAGLCEEKPVDSVLEPPELPEQWREFDNEHADLDYGSTDMKPDSKKKKYPVKPPAMSQEVNKDGMCNFHLRRCLSMVVNNNDISRPEFRIKVRVGVSFFIICGDTFSNLLTYVYRYIYKIYGFV; encoded by the exons CGTTTTACTGTTAGCTACAGTGTTAGTTCTACAACCTATAGCCGGGCTTTGTGAAGAGAAGCCCGTGGATTCTGTGTTGGAGCCCCCAGAACTCCCGGAGCAGTGGCGAGAGTTTGATAACGAGCACGCAGATCTCGACTATGGTTCCACAG ATATGAAGCCTGATTCCAAGAAGAAAAAGTATCCCGTAAAACCACCCGCTATGTCTCAAGAAGTCAACAAAGATGGTATGTGTAATTTCCATTTGCGCCGATGTTTGTCTATGGTTGTCAATAACAATGATATTTCCAGGCCGGAATTTAGGATTaaggttagggttggggttagcttttttataatatgtggtgatacattttcaaatttgttAACTTATGTATATcgttatatttacaaaatatacggTTTTGTCtga